The genomic interval ACCCGCCGCGCCGCCACCGCCGCTTCCAGATCGGCGTTGGTCGCCGCGATCACCCGCACATTGACCGTGCGCCCCGACGTCGCCCCGATCGGCGTCACATTCTTGTCTTCCAGCACCCGCAGCAGTTTCACCTGAATCGCCGGACTGATTTCGGCGATCTCATCGAGAAACAGCGTCCCCCCGTCGGCCGCGCGAAACAACCCATCATGATCGCGAATGGCGCCGGTGAACGATCCCTTCACGTGCCCGAACAGTTCGCTTTCCAGCAACGTCTCCGGCAGCGCCCCGCAGTTGACCGCGATGTAGGGTTTCTCGCGGCGCGGCGAATGCTCGTGGATCGCCTGCGCCAACAGGTCCTTGCCGGTGCCGCTTTCGCCGCGGATCAGGATGGTCGAGTCGGAGGCGGCCGCCTGCCCGGCGGTGCGCTTGACCTCGTTCATCGGCGGCGCGGTGCCGAGGATG from bacterium carries:
- a CDS encoding sigma-54 dependent transcriptional regulator translates to MPDRQSLRQRILVVDDESSLCEMMRIMLGKEGYEVETEQSGVKAVGRLADARYDLVIADLKMPELSGLELLEKAKETHAEMPFIVMTAFASVDTAIEALKKGASDYITKPFKVDEIKLAIRNALETSRLKSENRQLRQRLGEALSFDRILGTAPPMNEVKRTAGQAAASDSTILIRGESGTGKDLLAQAIHEHSPRREKPYIAVNCGALPETLLESELFGHVKGSFTGAIRDHDGLFRAADGGTLFLDEIAEISPAIQVKLLRVLEDKNVTPIGATSGRTVNVRVIAATNADLEAAVAARRV